A window of the Hordeum vulgare subsp. vulgare chromosome 5H, MorexV3_pseudomolecules_assembly, whole genome shotgun sequence genome harbors these coding sequences:
- the LOC123399996 gene encoding serine/threonine-protein phosphatase BSL2 homolog — translation MDVDARMATESDSDSDAAAQAGGTVSVPVSGTETPSVSPPPEAAAAPLAAPVAGPRPAPGYTVVDALMDKKEDGPGCRCGHTLTAVPAVGEEGSPGYIGQRLILFGGATALEGNNATPPSSAGSAGIRLAGATADVHCYDVLSNKWTRLTPLGEPPSPRAAHVATAVGTMVVIQGGIGPAGLSAEDLHVLDLTQQRPRWHRVVVQGPGPGPRYGHVMALVGQRFLLTIGGNDGKRPLADVWALDTAAKPYEWRKLEPEGEGPPPCMYATASARSDGLLLLCGGRDTNSVPLSSAYGLAKHRDGRWEWAIAPGVSPSPRYQHAAVFVNARLHVSGGALGGGRMVEDSSSVAVLDTAAGVWCDTKSVVTTPRTGRYSADAAGGEATGELTRRCRHAAAAVGDLIFIYGGLRGGVLLDDLLAAEDLAAAETTSAANHAAAAAANMQAGGTPGRFAYNDEQTGQTTTETTADGAVVLGTPVAPPVNGDVYTDISPENAVIQGQRRSSKGVDYLVEASAAEAEAISATLAAVKARQVNGEMEHSPDSPDATQSGKLNSSLIKPDVALANNSTPPPGVRLHHRAVVVAAETGGALGGMVRQLSIDQFENEGRRVIYGTPENATAARKLLDRQMSINSVPKKVIASLLKPRGWKPPVRRQFFLDCNEIADLCDSAERIFSSEPSVIKLKAPIKIFGDLHGQFGDLMRLFDEYGAPSTAGDIAYIDYLFLGDYVDRGQHSLETITLLLALKVEYPQNVHLIRGNHEAADINALFGFRIECIERMGERDGIWTWHRVNRLFNWLPLAALIEKKIICMHGGIGRSINHIEQIENLQRPITMEAGSVVLMDLLWSDPTENDSVEGLRPNARGPGLVTFGPDRVMEFCNNNDLQLIVRAHECVMDGFERFAQGHLITLFSATNYCGTANNAGAILVLGRDLVVVPKLIHPLPPAITSPETSPEHHIEDTWMQELNANRPPTPTRGRPQAANNDRAGPLAWI, via the exons ATGGACGTGGACGCGCGGATGGCCACGGAGTCGGACTCCGACTCCGACGCGGCGGCGCAGGCCGGCGGCACCGTCAGCGTCCCCGTCAGCGGGACCGAGACCCCCTCTGTGTCGCCGCCGCCCGAGGCTGCGGCGGCTCCTCTGGCGGCCCCGGTGGCCGGGCCGAGGCCGGCCCCCGGGTACACGGTGGTGGACGCGTTGATGGACAAGAAGGAGGACGGGCCTGGGTGCCGCTGCGGGCACACGCTCACGGCCGTGCCTGCCGTCGGGGAGGAGGGCTCCCCGGGCTACATAGGCCAGCGGCTGATCCTCTTCGGCGGCGCCACCGCGCTCGAGGGCAACAACGCCACGCCACCCTCGTCGGCCGGGAGCGCCGGGATCC GTCTTGCTGGTGCCACCGCAGATGTTCACTGTTACGATGTGTTATCAAATAAATGGACCAG GCTTACTCCACTTGGTGAACCTCCTTCACCAAGAGCTGCACATGTAGCAACTGCTGTTGGAACCATGGTGGTCATTCAG GGTGGTATAGGCCCTGCTGGTTTATCTGCAGAGGACCTTCATGTTTTGGATCTTACACAACAACGTCCGCGATGGCACAG aGTGGTGGTTCAAGGGCCTGGTCCTGGTCCACGATACGGGCATGTTATGGCCTTGGTTGGGCAGCGATTCTTGTTGACCATTGGTGGAAATGATG GAAAGCGTCCTCTGGCAGACGTTTGGGCCCTTGATACTGCAGCAAAGCCATATGAATGGAGGAAACTTGAACCAGAAGGCGAAGGACCACCTCCTTGCAT gtatgcaactgcaagtgcccGCTCTGATGGTCTTCTTTTGCTCTGTGGTGGGAGGGACACTAACAGTGTG CCTCTTTCAAGTGCGTACGGTCTTGCAAAGCATAGGGATGGGCGCTGGGAGTGGGCAATTGCCCCTGGTGTCTCTCCATCACCCAGATATCAACATGCAGCA GTTTTTGTCAATGCTCGACTTCATGTCTCAGGAGGGGCGCTTGGAGGCGGTCGCATGGTAGAAGACTCATCTAGCGTGGCAG TGTTGGACACTGCTGCTGGAGTTTGGTGCGACACAAAATCAGTAGTTACAACTCCAAGGACAGGAAGATATAGTGCAGATGCAGCTGGTGGTGAGGCTACTGGAGAGCTTACAAGAAGGTGCAGGCATGCAGCTGCTGCAGTTGGTGATTTGATATTCATTTATGGAGGTTTACGGGGAG GTGTGTTGCTAGATGACCTTCTTGCTGCAGAAGATCTTGCTGCTGCTGAAACAACAAGTGCAGCTAACCATGCAGCTGCAGCTGCCGCTAACATGCAAGCTGGAGGAACACCTGGCAGATTTGCTTACAATGATGAGCAAACAGGGCAAACGACTACAGAAACAACTGCTGATGGAGCTGTGGTTCTTGGAACCCCAGTTGCACCTCCTGTTAATGGGGATGTGTATACTGATATCAGCCCTGAGAATGCAGTGATCCAGGGACAGAG gaGATCGAGCAAAGGTGTTGATTATTTGGTCGAAGCATCTGCTGCAGAGGCTGAGGCAATCAGTGCTACTTTGGCTGCTGTAAAGGCCAGGCAAGTTAATGGTGAGATGGAGCATTCACCTGACTCTCCAGACGCCACACAAAGTGGGAAGCTAAATTCAAGCCTTATCAAACCAGATGTTGCTCTTGCAAACAATTCAACACCACCTCCCGGGGTTCGGTTACACCATAGAGCA GTTGTGGTAGCAGCAGAAACAGGAGGTGCCTTAGGTGGCATGGTTAGGCAGCTGTCAATTGATCAGTTTGAAAATGAAGGAAGAAGGGTTATCTATGGCACTCCTGAGAATGCAACTGCAGCTAGAAAATTACTGGATAGACAAATGTCTATTAATAGTGTGCCCAAAAAG GTAATTGCCTCTCTCTTGAAACCCCGTGGTTGGAAGCCCCCTGTACGAAGGCAATTCTTCCTGGACTGTAATGAGATAGCAGATCTGTGTGATAGTGCCGAAAGGATATTTTCAAGTGAACCAAGTGTCATAAAGCTTAAAGCTCCCATTAAGATATTTGGTGATTTGCATGGTCAATTTGGTGACTTAATGCGCTTATTCGACGAGTATGGTGCTCCCTCAACAGCAGGAGATATTGC TTACATTGATTATCTCTTCTTGGGAGACTATGTTGATCGTGGTCAACATAGTTTAGAGACTATTACTCTTCTCCTTGCACTGAAG GTTGAATATCCTCAAAACGTGCATTTGATTCGAGGAAATCATGAGGCGGCAGATATCAATGCGCTGTTTGGATTCCGGATAGAGTGCATAGAGCGAATG GGTGAGCGAGATGGAATTTGGACCTGGCATCGCGTGAATAGGTTATTTAATTGGCTTCCTTTGGCTGCCCTAATAGAGAAGAAAATAATATGCATGCATGGTGGGATTGGACGTTCCATCAACCACATAGAGCAAATTGAAAATCTTCAAAGACCGATTACCATGGAAGCAGGCTCAGTTGTTCTAATGGATCTTCTATG GTCAGATCCAACTGAGAATGACAGTGTTGAAGGACTAAGACCAAATGCTCGGGGCCCAGGTCTTGTCACCTTCGGG CCTGACCGTGTTATGGAGTTCTGCAACAACAATGACCTGCAGTTAATTGTGCGAGCACATGAGTGTGTGATGGATGGCTTTGAGCGTTTTGCCCAAGGTCACTTGATCACCCTCTTCTCGGCAACAAACTACTGTG GTACGGCAAACAACGCAGGTGCAATCTTAGTTCTGGGAAGGGATCTTGTGGTTGTCCCAAAACTCATTCATCCTTTGCCACCTGCCATTACATCTCCTGAGACATCCCCGGAGCACCATATTGAGGACACATGGATGCAG GAACTAAACGCCAACAGGCCACCAACTCCAACCAGGGGCCGCCCTCAAGCAGCTAACAATGACCGAGCAGGCCCTCTTGCATGGATATAG